From the genome of Kaistella daneshvariae, one region includes:
- a CDS encoding cation diffusion facilitator family transporter yields the protein MSDNKNPSVNNFSFQRNVAIIGIALFLGKLLAWHFTNSDAVFSDAMESIVNIIAAFMGLYSLYLAAKPKDVDHPYGHGKVEFVTSGVEGALIIFAGVIIIVQAFDSLLHGNIPKQLDWGIAIVAATAVINYLMGHISFKKGVRENSLVLQSSGAHLQSDTFTTLGVVISLILVQITKLYWIDAAVAFLFGAYIMYVGYTIIRKSLSGIMDEADEDMLKRLAKFLDDRRLPQWTDLHNVRIQQHGSGLHIDAHLTMPWYYELRRAHQEMEDIYKLVGESHDRAIEFNFHLDDCKPSSCAICMLFECPVREHAFAGRVEWNVNTITQENKHTINDLPAPGANGNKKAE from the coding sequence ATGTCTGATAATAAAAACCCATCCGTGAACAATTTTAGTTTCCAGCGAAACGTCGCCATCATTGGCATTGCGCTTTTCCTGGGGAAATTGCTGGCGTGGCATTTCACCAATTCCGATGCGGTTTTCTCCGACGCCATGGAAAGCATCGTGAATATCATTGCTGCTTTTATGGGCTTATATTCGCTGTATCTCGCGGCAAAACCGAAAGATGTCGATCATCCGTACGGCCACGGAAAGGTGGAATTTGTGACCTCCGGTGTGGAAGGTGCTTTGATTATTTTCGCTGGTGTCATCATCATCGTTCAGGCATTTGATTCGCTTTTACATGGCAATATCCCGAAGCAGCTGGATTGGGGGATTGCAATTGTCGCCGCCACCGCAGTCATCAATTATTTGATGGGACATATTTCGTTTAAAAAAGGAGTCCGTGAAAATTCGTTGGTTCTGCAAAGTTCCGGCGCCCATTTACAAAGCGACACTTTCACCACCTTAGGCGTGGTAATAAGCTTAATTTTGGTTCAGATCACCAAGCTGTATTGGATTGATGCCGCAGTAGCTTTTCTCTTTGGAGCTTATATCATGTACGTCGGTTATACCATCATCCGAAAATCGCTGAGCGGAATTATGGATGAAGCTGATGAAGATATGCTGAAAAGACTTGCAAAGTTTCTGGATGACCGCCGTTTACCACAGTGGACAGACCTTCACAACGTGCGGATTCAGCAACACGGCAGCGGCCTGCACATCGATGCACATTTAACCATGCCGTGGTATTATGAACTTCGGCGGGCGCACCAGGAAATGGAAGATATTTACAAACTGGTTGGCGAAAGTCATGACCGTGCCATCGAGTTCAACTTTCATTTAGACGATTGCAAGCCGTCGTCCTGTGCCATTTGTATGCTTTTCGAATGTCCCGTTCGCGAGCATGCTTTTGCAGGAAGAGTGGAATGGAATGTAAACACCATCACTCAGGAAAATAAACACACGATTAATGACTTGCCTGCTCCAGGTGCGAACGGTAATAAAAAAGCGGAATAA
- a CDS encoding exosortase F system-associated membrane protein, giving the protein MKLLKWFLVALGVFGLIAVRMLEDRLFYDPFQAYFHLANEDAIFPNFEWSPLIFGYIFRFFLNLALSTFIVHIIFNNQRWTLQAAVLIAVVFLITFPIYLYCIHTRFEIGYLFSFYMRRFVIQPLILLLIIPLFYYRSHLEQASH; this is encoded by the coding sequence ATGAAGCTGCTTAAATGGTTTTTGGTTGCGTTAGGTGTATTTGGCCTAATCGCTGTGAGAATGCTGGAAGACCGACTTTTTTATGATCCTTTTCAGGCCTATTTTCATCTGGCGAATGAGGACGCGATTTTCCCAAATTTCGAATGGTCACCACTAATTTTCGGCTATATTTTCCGCTTTTTTTTGAATTTGGCTTTATCGACTTTTATCGTTCATATTATTTTTAATAATCAACGATGGACGTTACAGGCGGCAGTTTTAATTGCAGTCGTTTTTCTGATTACTTTCCCAATTTACCTGTACTGTATTCACACGCGTTTTGAAATCGGTTATCTTTTCTCTTTTTATATGAGAAGATTTGTGATTCAGCCGCTGATTTTACTGCTGATTATTCCGCTTTTTTATTACCGTTCGCACCTGGAGCAGGCAAGTCATTAA
- the xrtF gene encoding exosortase family protein XrtF, whose product MFSDFQPVLKVLLRFVTIYVVMVLLYQLYLNQYENNGLDAFSTWVMKQVDYLQNLLGYPSEMVPGKPEEETSWFFVSGKYVSRMVEGCNAVSVMILFLSFIFAFYKGAKTFVFVGLALVALHIMNVLRIVGLNILLVEMPQYSKIGHDYLFPAIIYGSVVVLWLIWIKLFALKETADEAA is encoded by the coding sequence ATGTTCAGTGATTTTCAACCCGTTCTAAAAGTGCTTTTACGGTTTGTCACCATCTACGTGGTGATGGTTTTGCTGTATCAGCTGTACTTAAACCAATATGAAAATAATGGTTTAGATGCTTTTTCTACCTGGGTAATGAAACAGGTGGATTATCTTCAGAACCTGCTAGGGTACCCTAGTGAAATGGTGCCTGGCAAACCCGAAGAGGAAACCAGCTGGTTTTTTGTGAGTGGGAAATATGTTTCCCGAATGGTGGAAGGCTGCAATGCCGTGTCGGTGATGATTCTTTTTCTCTCGTTTATCTTCGCTTTTTATAAAGGTGCAAAAACATTTGTTTTTGTAGGTTTGGCTTTAGTGGCGCTTCATATCATGAATGTTTTAAGAATTGTAGGTCTTAATATTCTTTTGGTGGAAATGCCGCAATACTCCAAAATCGGGCACGATTACCTTTTTCCGGCGATAATTTACGGAAGCGTTGTGGTTCTTTGGCTAATTTGGATTAAATTGTTCGCACTAAAAGAAACTGCGGATGAAGCTGCTTAA
- a CDS encoding aminoglycoside phosphotransferase family protein, with protein MTAHEAQSFLEIFFGAKSADFYVLPQSGSSRHNFIGTINDQKYVVTYNENIPENEAFFYFSSVFSELNLNTPKILKISEDRKLYIQEFVGQQTLSEIIAAEGQSQRVEKLVKNALSQLAKTQKKTQNALNFSKTFEYREYGELAITNDLFYFKSFIADVLELPYHKSSLLQEFKNLIQKIEKLSPRSIMIRDFQSRNIMVNENDEIYFIDYQSLMEGPLMYDVISFLFQAKANFSADFKQKMLDYYYSLWDDEKQVSELKNSLHYLQLIRFLQVLGAYGFRGLIQRKAHFMESLQQGISNLQNFSKSWEEMHKYPELLKLIQSLNAPETQLKINNILSNS; from the coding sequence ATGACCGCACATGAAGCCCAGTCTTTCCTCGAAATTTTTTTTGGCGCTAAATCGGCAGATTTTTACGTTTTACCACAAAGCGGTTCCTCGCGGCACAATTTCATCGGTACCATTAATGACCAAAAATACGTCGTTACCTACAATGAAAATATCCCCGAAAATGAGGCTTTTTTTTACTTTTCTTCGGTTTTCTCTGAGCTTAATTTAAATACACCCAAAATTCTAAAAATTTCAGAAGACAGAAAATTATACATTCAGGAATTTGTGGGGCAGCAAACTTTATCCGAAATTATTGCTGCAGAAGGTCAAAGCCAGCGCGTAGAAAAGCTGGTGAAAAACGCACTTTCGCAGTTGGCTAAAACGCAAAAAAAGACCCAAAATGCCCTGAATTTTTCTAAAACCTTCGAGTACAGAGAATACGGCGAACTCGCCATCACCAACGATTTATTTTATTTTAAAAGTTTCATCGCTGATGTTTTGGAACTTCCCTATCACAAGTCCAGTTTGCTTCAGGAGTTTAAAAACCTCATCCAAAAAATAGAAAAACTTAGTCCGCGCAGCATCATGATTCGTGATTTCCAATCGCGAAATATTATGGTGAATGAGAATGACGAAATTTATTTCATCGATTATCAGTCATTGATGGAAGGTCCGCTGATGTACGACGTGATTTCTTTTCTTTTCCAGGCAAAAGCGAATTTTTCGGCTGATTTTAAGCAAAAAATGCTGGATTATTATTATTCGCTTTGGGACGATGAAAAGCAGGTTTCGGAGCTGAAAAATTCGCTGCACTATCTACAGTTAATTCGGTTTTTACAGGTTTTGGGCGCTTACGGTTTCCGTGGTCTGATTCAAAGAAAAGCGCATTTTATGGAAAGTTTACAACAGGGAATTTCAAACCTTCAAAATTTCTCCAAATCGTGGGAAGAAATGCATAAATATCCCGAGCTTTTAAAATTAATTCAATCTCTAAATGCGCCGGAGACGCAATTAAAAATTAATAATATACTTTCAAATTCTTGA
- a CDS encoding RapZ C-terminal domain-containing protein, producing the protein MSLKIEIHSFSYKKGGIPKDNSGNGGGFAFDCRGVLNPGRLEEFKAQTGCDTGVQQFLEKSTKMPEFLDAVKNIISINIENYLSRGFENLQINFGCTGGQHRSVYAAEKIAEFIREKYPEASFSINHDEQPQLNLNS; encoded by the coding sequence ATGAGTTTAAAAATAGAAATACACAGTTTTTCTTATAAAAAAGGCGGTATTCCGAAGGATAATTCCGGAAACGGCGGCGGCTTCGCTTTTGACTGTCGCGGTGTTTTAAATCCAGGGCGCCTGGAAGAATTTAAAGCACAAACCGGCTGCGACACGGGCGTTCAGCAATTTTTAGAAAAAAGCACAAAAATGCCGGAATTTTTAGACGCGGTGAAAAACATCATCTCTATCAATATTGAAAATTATTTGTCTCGCGGTTTTGAAAATCTTCAGATCAATTTCGGCTGCACGGGTGGCCAACACCGTTCGGTTTACGCCGCTGAAAAAATTGCCGAATTTATCAGAGAAAAATATCCGGAAGCCAGCTTTTCTATCAATCACGATGAACAACCGCAACTGAATTTAAATTCATGA
- a CDS encoding nucleotidyltransferase family protein produces MKALIFAAGKGTRLKPFTDHHPKALALVNGVPLLERNIKYLQSYGINDFVINIHHFGEQIREFLQKNNNFNARIELSDEKDQLLETGGGLLFAQKFLDGDKDFLIMNADILTDLDLNLFIKYHQEKKDFATLAVSDRKSSRKLLFNADMVLKGWLNVESGEQRLAEFNKGFKALAFSGIHCINPQIFRKIKRRGKFSIMEEYLDLMMTASIFGYEHSAHIVDVGKPESIAAAEKIFK; encoded by the coding sequence ATGAAAGCACTCATTTTTGCTGCCGGAAAAGGCACGCGCCTGAAACCTTTTACCGATCACCATCCGAAAGCGCTGGCGCTGGTAAATGGCGTGCCTTTGCTGGAAAGGAATATAAAATATCTGCAAAGTTATGGCATCAATGATTTCGTGATCAATATTCACCATTTTGGCGAGCAAATCAGGGAATTTTTGCAGAAAAACAATAATTTTAATGCAAGAATTGAACTTTCAGATGAGAAAGATCAGCTGCTGGAAACCGGCGGCGGTTTGCTTTTTGCTCAGAAATTTCTGGATGGGGATAAGGATTTTCTGATTATGAATGCCGATATTTTAACCGATCTGGATTTGAATTTATTTATTAAATATCACCAGGAAAAGAAAGATTTTGCTACTTTAGCCGTATCGGACCGAAAAAGTTCGCGCAAACTGCTTTTTAATGCGGATATGGTTTTAAAAGGCTGGCTGAATGTGGAAAGCGGCGAACAGCGTTTGGCAGAATTCAACAAAGGCTTTAAAGCATTGGCTTTCAGCGGAATCCATTGCATCAATCCGCAGATTTTCCGCAAGATAAAGCGACGTGGCAAATTTTCCATCATGGAAGAGTATCTGGATTTGATGATGACGGCATCAATCTTCGGATATGAACATTCCGCGCACATCGTAGATGTGGGCAAACCGGAATCCATCGCCGCGGCGGAAAAAATTTTTAAATAA
- a CDS encoding LOG family protein — MVTKDSWMVFKVMAEFVDGYEKMAKIGPCVSIFGSARLKEGDKYYDLAAEIAEKITDIGFGIITGGGPGIMEAGNRGARNGGGKSIGLNIDLPFEQHFNPFIDKGLSIDFDYFFVRKVMFVKYSQGFVVMPGGFGTLDELMEAMTLIQTNKIGRFPIVMVGSKFWAGLFDWFKDTLLENGMISAEDLNLYRVVDTADEAVSHIKAFYDKYSVNVNF; from the coding sequence ATGGTGACTAAAGACAGCTGGATGGTTTTCAAAGTGATGGCGGAGTTTGTGGACGGCTATGAAAAAATGGCGAAAATTGGTCCCTGTGTTTCCATTTTTGGTTCTGCGCGTTTGAAAGAAGGTGATAAATATTATGATTTGGCCGCAGAAATCGCGGAAAAAATTACCGATATTGGTTTTGGGATCATCACCGGCGGCGGTCCCGGAATCATGGAAGCCGGAAACCGCGGCGCGAGAAACGGTGGCGGAAAATCCATCGGACTGAATATCGATTTGCCTTTCGAGCAACATTTTAATCCGTTCATCGATAAAGGTTTAAGCATCGATTTCGATTATTTTTTCGTGCGAAAAGTAATGTTTGTGAAATATTCCCAGGGATTTGTGGTAATGCCAGGCGGTTTCGGAACGTTAGATGAACTCATGGAAGCGATGACTTTAATTCAAACCAACAAAATCGGGCGATTCCCGATCGTGATGGTCGGATCCAAATTCTGGGCTGGATTATTCGACTGGTTTAAGGATACTTTGCTGGAAAACGGAATGATTTCCGCGGAAGATCTGAACCTGTATCGCGTGGTAGATACGGCTGATGAAGCGGTGAGCCATATTAAAGCATTTTACGATAAATATTCGGTCAACGTTAATTTTTAG
- a CDS encoding DUF6702 family protein: MKKFLFSILIFASMLMMSFAAAEFYSSMTKVDYVEGSKTLKFTTKMNTAHISDAIKINPNTAGFEAEVKKYVNNNFDLYVDGSVRTLTFTGSQVNGESVWVYFEANGIANFSTIRIKNTILLATFPKQFNLVNIAYKGNQKTMNFQRGKEVNEVSF, encoded by the coding sequence ATGAAAAAATTTTTATTCAGTATATTAATTTTTGCATCGATGCTGATGATGAGTTTTGCGGCGGCAGAATTTTACTCCTCGATGACAAAAGTAGATTATGTAGAAGGGAGCAAAACCCTGAAGTTTACTACAAAAATGAATACTGCACATATATCAGACGCTATAAAAATCAACCCAAATACAGCAGGTTTTGAAGCAGAAGTAAAGAAATACGTGAACAACAATTTCGATTTATATGTAGACGGTAGTGTGCGGACACTCACATTTACCGGAAGTCAGGTGAACGGCGAATCAGTTTGGGTGTATTTTGAAGCAAACGGGATCGCAAATTTTAGCACAATCAGGATTAAGAACACCATTTTACTTGCCACTTTTCCAAAACAGTTTAACCTGGTAAATATCGCATACAAAGGAAACCAGAAAACAATGAATTTTCAGCGTGGTAAAGAAGTAAATGAAGTCAGTTTTTAA
- a CDS encoding metal-sulfur cluster assembly factor, which produces MILDPTDENYNNISRAEMALYEVIDPELMVNIMDLGLVYDIEFKEGKHLLVTMTLTTPSCPMGEAIQTGVKNSLETEFPDYEIEIDLTFQPAWNYDMVSSEGMQQLNNR; this is translated from the coding sequence ATGATTTTAGATCCTACCGACGAAAATTATAATAATATATCCCGCGCAGAAATGGCGCTTTACGAAGTCATTGACCCTGAATTAATGGTGAACATCATGGATTTGGGTTTGGTGTATGATATTGAATTTAAAGAAGGAAAACACCTGCTCGTCACCATGACTTTAACGACGCCTTCCTGCCCGATGGGTGAAGCCATTCAAACCGGTGTGAAAAATTCATTGGAAACAGAATTTCCAGATTACGAAATAGAAATCGACCTTACTTTTCAGCCTGCCTGGAATTACGACATGGTTTCTTCCGAAGGCATGCAGCAGCTCAATAATCGCTAA
- a CDS encoding DUF2249 domain-containing protein, protein MEYITPKTKISELIKENSKSVDAIASLAKPLEKLKNPILRKIMASRVTIAEAAKMGGTTVAEFQRVLTPLGFIFGEENGSLAETEKEVKPEWLVNANPDDIDDFDVRPIIDNGADPLKEILHRFKEVEPGKILCVINNFVPTPLIHLLRQEKAEATFVENVSDNEFRTYFLKKEKEAAVSTVTADEKLIMESEESFKAVCEKFAPETIKKIDVRELEMPGPMQLILSELEDLPDGNALYINHKRVPVYLLEELSDKNYEVHIYNKTEGDVKMLIFKK, encoded by the coding sequence ATGGAATATATAACGCCGAAAACCAAAATTTCGGAACTTATAAAAGAAAACTCCAAAAGTGTTGACGCAATTGCGTCGCTGGCAAAACCTTTGGAAAAGCTGAAAAATCCAATTTTGCGCAAAATTATGGCGTCGCGCGTTACCATTGCGGAAGCGGCAAAAATGGGCGGAACTACGGTGGCGGAATTTCAGCGGGTTTTAACGCCTCTCGGATTTATATTCGGTGAAGAAAATGGCAGTCTTGCAGAAACTGAAAAAGAAGTAAAACCGGAATGGTTGGTAAATGCAAATCCCGACGATATAGATGATTTTGATGTGCGCCCGATTATTGACAACGGCGCTGATCCTTTAAAAGAAATTTTACACCGTTTCAAAGAAGTGGAACCAGGAAAAATTTTGTGTGTCATCAATAATTTTGTACCCACGCCTTTAATTCATCTTTTAAGACAGGAAAAAGCCGAGGCCACTTTCGTGGAAAATGTGAGTGACAACGAATTCCGAACTTATTTCCTTAAAAAAGAAAAAGAAGCCGCTGTTTCAACCGTTACAGCCGACGAAAAGCTTATTATGGAGAGCGAGGAAAGTTTTAAGGCTGTTTGCGAAAAATTTGCCCCGGAAACGATCAAAAAAATCGATGTCCGCGAGCTGGAAATGCCCGGCCCGATGCAACTGATTCTTTCTGAACTTGAAGATTTACCGGACGGAAATGCTTTATACATCAACCACAAAAGAGTGCCGGTTTATCTGTTGGAAGAACTTTCAGACAAAAATTATGAAGTTCATATTTACAACAAGACGGAAGGCGACGTAAAAATGCTGATTTTTAAAAAATAA
- the ric gene encoding iron-sulfur cluster repair di-iron protein, which translates to MATAETLDVTKIEPRLKHPTIFKYFDALQPGEEFVIENDHDPKPLYYELIGERGDIFTWEYLEKGPEWFIVKIKKNEVEAQKEVERLVVTTIEPKFKHPTIFKWFDALKAGESFIIENDHDPKPLYYELLAERGNIFTWEYLEKGPEVFEVQIAKNRVNETGEETIGSIAAKDIRKAELLKSKGIDFSCGGDKTVKQASEEAGISEEELRNELKEAAKTPAAPTFDYDKWDLDFLADYIVNTHHRYVKDNAENLNDMAIKVAEHHGDGHPELNRIATITYHFLQDLLDHIVKEEEVLFPVIKQIVAKTKNAESETNYRIGSLNEPISLLLKEHDIANEDLNFFRKLTDNYTLPEGACNSYRYLFQKMQEFENDFKAHIHLENNILFPKALQLDAELAKLN; encoded by the coding sequence ATGGCAACAGCAGAAACTTTGGATGTCACCAAAATTGAACCTCGGTTAAAACATCCGACCATCTTTAAATATTTCGACGCGCTACAGCCGGGCGAAGAATTCGTCATCGAAAACGACCACGACCCAAAACCGCTTTATTATGAATTAATCGGTGAAAGAGGCGATATTTTTACCTGGGAATATCTGGAAAAAGGCCCGGAATGGTTCATTGTTAAAATCAAAAAAAATGAGGTGGAAGCTCAAAAAGAAGTTGAAAGGCTGGTAGTTACCACCATCGAACCGAAATTTAAGCATCCAACAATTTTTAAATGGTTCGATGCGCTGAAAGCGGGCGAAAGTTTCATCATCGAAAATGACCACGATCCAAAACCACTTTATTACGAATTACTGGCGGAAAGAGGCAATATTTTCACCTGGGAATATCTGGAAAAAGGACCTGAAGTTTTTGAAGTTCAAATCGCAAAAAATCGGGTTAACGAAACAGGAGAGGAAACAATAGGTTCCATCGCGGCGAAAGACATCAGAAAAGCCGAACTTTTAAAATCAAAAGGAATTGATTTTAGTTGCGGTGGCGATAAAACCGTAAAACAGGCGAGCGAGGAAGCGGGAATTTCTGAAGAAGAATTGCGTAATGAACTGAAGGAAGCTGCAAAAACACCTGCCGCACCCACTTTTGATTATGACAAATGGGACCTTGATTTTCTTGCCGATTATATCGTGAACACGCACCACCGATATGTGAAAGATAACGCGGAAAATCTGAATGACATGGCGATAAAAGTGGCAGAACATCACGGTGACGGTCACCCGGAACTGAATCGCATTGCGACCATTACTTACCATTTTTTACAGGATTTGCTGGATCATATTGTGAAAGAAGAGGAAGTTTTATTCCCGGTAATCAAGCAGATTGTAGCGAAAACCAAAAATGCGGAAAGCGAAACGAATTATAGAATCGGTTCCTTGAACGAACCTATTTCCCTGCTTTTAAAGGAACACGATATTGCAAATGAAGATTTGAATTTCTTCCGTAAATTAACCGATAATTACACGCTTCCGGAAGGCGCCTGCAATTCTTACCGCTACCTGTTCCAAAAAATGCAGGAATTTGAAAACGATTTTAAAGCGCATATTCACCTCGAAAATAATATCTTATTTCCGAAAGCATTGCAACTGGATGCCGAACTGGCAAAATTGAATTGA
- a CDS encoding RrF2 family transcriptional regulator, whose product MLSKTCEYALRAMIYIAQQSWNGSTVNIKEVSEKINSPEIFIGKILQNLSREGYLQSVKGRYGGFFITQEHAKISLADIIMAIDGDKMFHGCGLGLAYCSETNPCPIHNTYKEARDQLYDIYGKTTLNQFRNEHHTDELQLRRG is encoded by the coding sequence ATGTTATCAAAAACCTGCGAATATGCCCTGCGCGCGATGATTTACATCGCACAGCAGTCCTGGAACGGTTCTACGGTAAACATCAAGGAAGTCTCTGAGAAAATCAATTCTCCCGAAATTTTCATTGGTAAAATCCTTCAAAACCTCAGCCGCGAAGGTTATCTGCAATCGGTGAAAGGCCGGTATGGTGGATTTTTTATTACGCAGGAACACGCCAAAATTTCGCTGGCGGACATTATCATGGCGATCGATGGCGACAAAATGTTTCACGGATGCGGGCTGGGCTTGGCGTATTGTTCGGAAACAAATCCGTGTCCGATTCATAATACCTACAAAGAAGCGCGCGACCAGTTGTACGATATTTACGGCAAGACGACTTTGAACCAGTTTCGCAATGAACACCACACCGATGAGCTGCAGCTTCGGCGAGGCTAA